From a single Gimesia fumaroli genomic region:
- a CDS encoding MarC family protein: MWEDILKDFIYLWAVIDPIGSIPVFIAVTSGTSAAVQRQIAFRAILTAAIVLIVFILGGQLLLDALEIPLAAFQIAGGMVLFLFALTMIFGESKPEAEIEESHKVNAHQSKAIFPLAIPSIASPGAMMAVVLITDNHRFELSQQLISTLTMLIVLLITLGFLLLAGPIQKVIGDSGASVVSRIGGLILASVAVDSVLSGIKTYFDIQIPG, translated from the coding sequence ATGTGGGAAGATATTCTTAAGGATTTTATATACCTCTGGGCCGTCATCGATCCGATTGGATCCATCCCGGTATTTATCGCCGTCACTTCCGGAACGAGTGCGGCAGTGCAGCGTCAGATTGCGTTCCGCGCCATTCTGACGGCGGCAATTGTTTTGATTGTATTTATTCTCGGAGGCCAGTTATTACTGGACGCATTAGAGATCCCGCTGGCCGCCTTTCAGATCGCCGGCGGGATGGTGTTGTTTCTGTTTGCGCTGACGATGATTTTTGGTGAAAGCAAGCCGGAAGCAGAAATTGAAGAATCACACAAAGTGAATGCGCATCAAAGCAAGGCCATCTTCCCTTTGGCGATTCCGTCGATCGCCTCACCGGGGGCGATGATGGCGGTCGTCTTAATTACAGACAACCATCGTTTTGAACTCAGCCAGCAACTGATTTCTACACTGACCATGTTAATCGTCTTGTTGATTACCCTGGGATTCCTGTTATTGGCAGGGCCGATTCAAAAAGTCATCGGCGATTCCGGTGCCAGTGTGGTCAGTCGGATCGGAGGCTTAATTCTGGCTTCCGTAGCCGTCGATAGTGTTTTGAGTGGAATTAAAACGTACTTCGATATTCAAATACCTGGTTGA
- a CDS encoding OmpA family protein, with protein MPIIVRVCLLSAVCLFTMTQTACKRGPNAQLRQSMYRSQQLYDQNMELAMQRDQFQQSANALQHERDQLAMRSQSLESNLNIANKRLDNLNSERSEMQQRYVSLMKKAKGQPSPLDGEGTRRFQELADKYPDFEFDPNTGVSKFHSDLLFDSGSDVLKPAAKEILNQFAAIMNDGNASRLNVLVVGHTDDKPISKANTQRRHPTNWHLSTNRANSVVLSLSKFGVKQDRMGSAGYSMFQPVVPNQNDSARQKNRRVEIFVLAPDAVVAGWDPNPTILH; from the coding sequence ATGCCCATCATCGTACGGGTATGCCTGCTTAGCGCAGTGTGTTTATTTACTATGACTCAGACGGCCTGTAAGCGTGGCCCCAATGCGCAACTGCGTCAGAGCATGTACCGTTCACAACAGCTTTATGATCAAAACATGGAACTGGCAATGCAACGTGACCAGTTTCAGCAGTCTGCGAACGCACTGCAGCATGAGCGCGATCAACTGGCAATGCGCAGCCAGTCGCTGGAATCCAATTTGAACATCGCTAACAAGCGGCTGGACAATTTGAACTCCGAACGTTCTGAAATGCAGCAGCGTTATGTGAGCCTGATGAAAAAAGCAAAAGGCCAGCCGAGCCCCCTTGATGGCGAAGGCACTCGCCGCTTCCAGGAACTGGCAGACAAATATCCCGATTTCGAATTCGACCCGAATACGGGGGTCAGTAAGTTTCATTCAGACCTTCTGTTTGATTCCGGTAGTGACGTCCTGAAGCCTGCAGCGAAAGAAATTCTGAATCAGTTTGCTGCAATCATGAATGACGGCAATGCATCACGCCTGAATGTCCTGGTTGTGGGGCATACAGATGACAAACCGATCTCGAAAGCAAATACGCAACGGCGTCATCCTACAAACTGGCATTTATCCACGAACCGGGCAAACTCGGTGGTGCTTTCACTTTCCAAGTTTGGTGTGAAACAGGACCGGATGGGTTCTGCCGGATACAGTATGTTTCAGCCGGTGGTACCTAATCAGAATGATTCCGCACGGCAGAAAAATCGCCGCGTTGAAATCTTCGTACTTGCACCAGATGCCGTCGTAGCAGGTTGGGATCCGAACCCCACAATACTCCACTAG
- a CDS encoding type II secretion system protein, giving the protein MKRGFTLIELMVAIASIAVLIALLLPEIQKAQDASLKHKQQEGPYWVYREYEYAGGPVISEISGTYKHSLQEILDMYAINLKKQQKENAMALQAEEDSYTESEMTSAPVDALKPGDAICQTCFVDEEAPPELSTAEKIRKTKRALKNFKLDLSQNKASLVARRNVAEAIKLLEQDLKRLQAKL; this is encoded by the coding sequence ATGAAAAGAGGCTTTACCCTAATCGAATTAATGGTGGCTATTGCATCAATAGCCGTTCTCATTGCTTTGTTGTTACCCGAGATTCAGAAGGCACAGGACGCCTCCTTGAAACACAAACAGCAAGAAGGTCCTTATTGGGTCTATCGTGAATATGAGTATGCTGGCGGCCCCGTCATTTCCGAAATTTCAGGTACCTATAAGCATTCACTCCAGGAAATTCTGGATATGTATGCGATCAATTTAAAAAAGCAACAGAAAGAAAACGCCATGGCGTTGCAGGCTGAAGAAGATTCTTACACAGAATCTGAAATGACCTCAGCGCCCGTTGATGCCCTCAAGCCGGGTGACGCTATCTGTCAGACTTGCTTTGTTGACGAAGAAGCGCCCCCCGAATTATCAACAGCAGAAAAGATCCGTAAGACAAAACGGGCTCTGAAAAACTTTAAATTGGATCTGTCTCAAAACAAGGCTTCTCTGGTTGCCCGAAGAAATGTGGCAGAAGCGATTAAGCTACTCGAACAGGATTTGAAACGGCTCCAGGCGAAGCTTTAA
- a CDS encoding HlyD family secretion protein, giving the protein MKRILGLIVLAAVLIAALILSQNRYVPLKVSGFLEADDIRPGSRVGGRVKQVLIEEGQSVSKGELLFELEPYDLLERRAEAVAGLAEAKANYEKLVAGFRTEEIAKAQAQVDQLKARLTLLVNGPRQQEIDSAVAELQLADAEYRLAKAKQTRIETLFAKKSASKDELDTANTELQATAARKEVRQKALDLLKEGTRIEEIEEARAKLKQAEEDWQLLKNGNRREDIAQAKAAVNKAEASLQVIDDQIQELKVFSPLDGTIEAVTLQPGDLVGSNVPVISILDWNHLWVRCYVPENHLDIHIDQEVDVTIDSYPDKVFKGRVTFVSRQAEFVPRNVQTPEERSKQVFRIKVRIEGQDKLLRPGMSADVWLDKKDTRP; this is encoded by the coding sequence TTGAAAAGAATTCTGGGACTGATCGTCTTAGCAGCGGTGCTGATCGCCGCATTAATCCTAAGTCAAAATCGATATGTGCCTCTGAAGGTCTCAGGCTTTCTGGAAGCAGATGACATTCGTCCCGGTTCACGCGTGGGGGGGCGAGTCAAACAGGTTCTGATCGAAGAAGGCCAATCGGTTTCCAAAGGTGAATTGCTGTTTGAACTGGAACCGTATGACTTACTGGAGCGACGTGCCGAAGCAGTCGCCGGATTAGCCGAAGCGAAAGCTAATTACGAAAAGCTGGTGGCCGGCTTTCGAACCGAAGAAATTGCCAAAGCTCAGGCCCAGGTGGATCAACTCAAAGCACGGTTAACCTTATTAGTGAACGGCCCCCGACAACAGGAAATCGATTCTGCCGTCGCAGAATTGCAACTGGCGGATGCAGAGTACCGGCTGGCAAAAGCAAAACAGACGAGGATCGAGACACTGTTTGCCAAAAAATCGGCCTCGAAAGATGAGCTGGATACAGCGAACACCGAATTGCAGGCAACCGCCGCCAGAAAAGAGGTCCGACAGAAGGCCCTTGATTTATTAAAAGAAGGAACGCGAATAGAAGAGATTGAAGAAGCCCGCGCTAAGTTAAAGCAGGCTGAAGAAGACTGGCAATTATTGAAAAATGGAAATCGCCGCGAAGACATCGCACAAGCGAAAGCAGCTGTGAACAAAGCGGAAGCGTCGTTACAAGTCATCGATGATCAGATCCAGGAATTGAAAGTCTTTTCTCCGCTGGATGGAACAATCGAAGCGGTTACCTTACAACCGGGAGACCTGGTTGGCAGCAATGTTCCTGTCATTTCCATTCTCGACTGGAATCACTTATGGGTGCGCTGCTACGTGCCCGAGAATCATTTGGATATTCATATCGACCAGGAAGTGGATGTGACCATTGACAGTTACCCTGACAAAGTCTTCAAAGGACGCGTCACTTTTGTCTCACGTCAGGCCGAGTTTGTGCCACGCAACGTACAGACTCCTGAAGAACGTTCAAAACAGGTATTTCGCATCAAAGTCAGAATTGAAGGTCAGGACAAGTTGCTCAGGCCAGGGATGTCCGCAGATGTCTGGTTAGACAAAAAGGACACCAGACCATGA
- a CDS encoding ABC transporter permease, whose translation MSSVIQLNRLTRNFGSLRAVDQVSFEVERGAIFGLLGPNGSGKSTIIRMLCGVLQPTGGSAHVLGFDVAHDAEQIKRQIGYMSQSFSLYSDLSVRENIEFYGRIYGLSPEKLEQRFQEIIELTSLGDRLDQLAGSLSGGWKQRLALGCALIHEPQVLFLDEPTAGIDPVARRDLWDLLFDLAGQGVTLFVTTHYMDEAERCSDVGYIYDSRLIVCGKPDELKHLPSVTPEGTARFEIETVDPATKLATFRELDGVQDATLFGQTIHVLADQRLSETDLLQQIEEERETAQIRPITPSLEDVFVTLSRAEGLNHSDIDRSTQTPVEVCPKPTSPKSPESEIVSEDQLIRKKPAPTRASLMAGFWAILVKEFSHVRREPATLLFVFAVPVLQTIIFGFAIDTQIENIPTVIYDLDGRSSARELRDTFANTRTFQIIERVFDEDAFHYALQSGKAKVGVIIPPDYSDRLLRGEQVSVQVLIDGSDSQVATTALNASNLLGLNLSTQMAKQFAETLPRVPARDAQGAAALPLEVRPRLLYNPDLESSHFFVPGLVGIILQLVTLFLTSFAIVRERELGTLEQLFVTPVSKSGLMLGKLVPYALIGFVETLIVLTVMVFFFGVPIHGSLWELLVLSLLFLVCGLGLGMLVSTVSRTQLQAVQFAFLIMLPSVLLSGFMFPRSQMPLPIYLFTFIIPVTYFLEILRGIVLRGADITDLLPHIAGLTLCCIAIIGISLKRFQKQLS comes from the coding sequence ATGAGCTCTGTGATCCAACTCAATCGACTCACACGCAATTTTGGCTCACTCCGCGCCGTCGACCAGGTAAGCTTCGAAGTTGAACGGGGTGCTATCTTCGGCTTACTCGGCCCGAACGGGAGCGGAAAATCAACGATCATCCGCATGCTGTGCGGGGTTCTGCAGCCCACGGGAGGATCGGCGCACGTCTTAGGCTTTGACGTCGCACATGATGCAGAACAAATCAAACGCCAGATTGGTTATATGTCGCAGAGTTTCAGTCTGTATTCCGATTTGAGCGTACGGGAAAACATCGAATTTTATGGTCGTATCTATGGGCTCAGTCCCGAGAAACTGGAACAGCGATTTCAGGAGATTATCGAACTAACCTCACTGGGCGATCGGCTGGATCAACTGGCCGGCAGTTTGTCCGGCGGCTGGAAACAACGTCTGGCTTTGGGCTGTGCCCTGATCCATGAACCACAGGTTCTTTTTCTGGATGAACCAACAGCGGGCATCGATCCGGTCGCACGGCGGGATTTATGGGACCTGCTGTTTGACCTGGCCGGGCAGGGCGTCACACTGTTCGTCACCACACACTATATGGACGAAGCCGAACGCTGTAGTGATGTCGGGTACATTTATGATTCACGGTTGATCGTCTGTGGAAAACCGGATGAATTAAAGCATTTGCCCAGTGTTACCCCAGAGGGGACCGCCCGCTTTGAAATTGAAACGGTTGACCCCGCCACCAAACTGGCCACCTTTCGCGAATTGGACGGCGTGCAGGACGCGACGCTCTTCGGTCAAACCATTCATGTGCTGGCAGACCAGCGTTTATCAGAAACGGACCTGCTCCAGCAAATTGAAGAAGAACGGGAAACAGCCCAGATCAGGCCGATCACCCCCTCACTGGAAGATGTCTTTGTCACGTTAAGCCGAGCAGAGGGGCTGAATCATAGTGATATAGATCGGTCGACACAGACACCAGTAGAAGTCTGTCCGAAACCGACGAGCCCCAAGTCGCCAGAATCGGAAATCGTGTCGGAAGACCAGCTCATCAGGAAAAAGCCGGCTCCCACGCGCGCAAGTCTCATGGCGGGCTTCTGGGCGATTCTGGTCAAAGAATTTTCGCACGTCCGTCGTGAACCGGCAACGCTTCTGTTCGTGTTTGCTGTTCCGGTGTTACAGACGATCATTTTTGGTTTTGCCATTGATACGCAAATCGAAAATATTCCGACGGTCATCTATGACCTGGATGGACGCTCCAGTGCGCGCGAATTAAGAGACACCTTTGCCAATACGCGCACGTTTCAGATTATCGAACGCGTCTTTGATGAGGATGCTTTCCATTACGCACTCCAGTCGGGCAAAGCAAAGGTCGGAGTCATTATTCCCCCCGACTATTCGGATCGCCTGCTACGAGGAGAGCAGGTCTCGGTTCAGGTACTGATTGACGGCAGCGATTCGCAGGTCGCAACAACCGCGTTGAACGCTTCCAATCTCTTGGGGCTGAATCTCTCGACCCAAATGGCGAAACAGTTTGCCGAGACTCTGCCCCGGGTTCCTGCCCGCGATGCCCAAGGCGCCGCGGCGCTACCGCTCGAAGTCAGGCCGCGTCTGTTGTACAACCCGGACCTGGAAAGTTCGCACTTTTTTGTCCCCGGTCTGGTGGGGATTATTTTACAGCTAGTCACACTGTTTCTGACATCATTCGCAATCGTCAGAGAACGGGAACTGGGAACGCTGGAGCAACTGTTCGTGACTCCGGTCAGTAAATCCGGCTTGATGCTGGGGAAACTGGTTCCATATGCATTGATTGGTTTTGTCGAAACGTTGATCGTGTTAACCGTCATGGTCTTCTTTTTTGGCGTTCCCATTCATGGATCTCTCTGGGAATTATTAGTTCTGTCTCTCTTATTTCTGGTTTGCGGCCTGGGATTGGGAATGCTGGTCTCCACCGTTTCCCGCACGCAATTGCAGGCGGTTCAGTTCGCGTTTCTAATTATGCTGCCTTCCGTTTTATTATCGGGCTTCATGTTTCCGCGTTCTCAGATGCCGCTTCCCATTTATCTCTTCACGTTCATTATTCCCGTTACTTATTTCCTGGAAATTCTGAGGGGGATTGTTTTGCGCGGTGCAGATATCACCGATTTACTGCCGCATATCGCAGGACTCACCCTGTGTTGCATCGCTATTATTGGCATCAGTTTAAAGAGATTCCAAAAGCAGCTATCATAA
- a CDS encoding fumarylacetoacetate hydrolase family protein — MRLCRYQFKNKISCGFYSEDSIIPLSAAAEMAGIVVEEQAGLLPFLPGGAQHETVLTIEQQLKQSMDEELFPISIPIEDVELLVPVPNPSKLLLLAGNYSKHIEEGGGKAEERQKTFPYVFMKPPTTTLTHPGQPVKIPAVSPDHIDWELELGIVIGKACKDVSEAEALDYVAGYTVINDISDRIFRPNPERTQREKDGFFDWLHGKWHDTFCPMGPCITPASEIEDPQTLKMKLSVNGNVEQDSSTAEMIFPVAAIIEFISSFVQLEPGDIISTGTPSGVGASKNKFLKNGDELHAEIEQIGVLKNPVV, encoded by the coding sequence ATGAGATTATGTCGATACCAGTTTAAAAATAAGATTTCTTGTGGGTTCTACTCGGAAGACTCAATCATCCCATTGAGTGCTGCTGCAGAAATGGCAGGAATCGTCGTAGAAGAACAGGCTGGCCTCCTTCCATTTCTCCCCGGAGGCGCGCAACACGAAACGGTATTGACCATCGAACAACAGCTGAAACAGTCCATGGATGAAGAACTGTTTCCAATCTCCATTCCAATTGAAGATGTCGAATTGCTGGTGCCCGTTCCCAATCCGTCCAAACTCCTGCTGCTGGCCGGCAACTATTCCAAACATATCGAAGAAGGGGGCGGCAAAGCTGAGGAACGACAAAAAACATTTCCCTATGTCTTTATGAAACCGCCCACCACAACGCTGACGCATCCCGGACAGCCAGTCAAAATTCCCGCAGTCTCCCCCGATCATATTGACTGGGAACTGGAACTGGGCATTGTCATCGGCAAAGCCTGTAAAGACGTCTCAGAAGCAGAGGCACTCGACTACGTCGCCGGTTATACCGTCATCAATGACATCTCTGACCGAATATTCCGACCGAACCCGGAACGCACCCAGCGCGAGAAAGACGGCTTCTTTGACTGGCTGCACGGAAAATGGCATGATACGTTTTGTCCGATGGGACCGTGCATCACTCCTGCCAGCGAAATCGAAGATCCTCAGACGCTTAAAATGAAACTGTCAGTCAATGGAAACGTAGAACAGGATTCCTCGACGGCAGAAATGATTTTCCCCGTCGCCGCCATCATCGAATTCATTTCCAGCTTTGTGCAACTCGAACCAGGTGACATTATTTCCACCGGCACCCCCAGTGGTGTCGGCGCTTCGAAGAATAAGTTCCTCAAAAACGGCGATGAACTGCACGCTGAGATTGAACAGATCGGCGTCTTGAAAAATCCGGTCGTCTGA
- a CDS encoding integrase core domain-containing protein, with protein MPPRSPNLNAFIERFFRSLKSECLDRMIFFGENSLRNAVKEYLIHYHKERNHQGFDHQIIEPGEEVGQSDGEIECRERLGGMMNYFYRKAA; from the coding sequence TTGCCACCACGGTCTCCTAATCTGAATGCTTTCATTGAGCGTTTCTTTCGCTCGCTCAAATCAGAGTGCCTCGACAGAATGATATTCTTTGGTGAGAACTCATTAAGAAATGCAGTGAAGGAGTACTTGATTCATTATCACAAAGAGCGGAATCACCAGGGATTTGATCATCAGATCATTGAACCAGGAGAGGAAGTTGGCCAAAGCGATGGTGAGATTGAGTGCCGCGAACGACTTGGCGGGATGATGAACTATTTCTATCGCAAAGCGGCGTAG
- a CDS encoding helix-turn-helix domain-containing protein — protein MKFILQPWQLFVIIIAGWVNKQQQDVIEYLRTESQVLKEKHGKKRILLNDDQRRRLAVKGKVLGRKRLAEVGTLFTPDTILRWHKKLVTMKWDCSNRGKRKSGRPRLSDEIKQLVIRIAKENTAWGYDRIADAVVNVGYKISDESVRNILKKEGIEPVPDRKRQKTWSTFLKTHLEVLAAIDFTTVEVWTKGGLVTFYLLFVMELKTRRVQFAGCTMNPHEIWIKQIARNLTDEDEGFLREKQKLIMDRDTTFSESFQMILNQSDI, from the coding sequence ATGAAATTCATCCTTCAACCTTGGCAACTGTTCGTCATCATAATCGCGGGTTGGGTTAACAAGCAGCAACAGGATGTGATTGAATACCTGAGAACTGAGAGTCAGGTTCTCAAAGAGAAACACGGTAAAAAACGCATTTTACTAAATGACGATCAGCGCCGAAGACTTGCCGTTAAAGGAAAGGTCTTAGGCCGAAAGCGACTTGCGGAAGTGGGGACCTTGTTTACACCTGATACCATTCTTCGTTGGCATAAAAAGCTGGTAACCATGAAATGGGATTGTTCTAATCGAGGCAAGAGAAAATCAGGTAGACCCAGATTATCTGATGAGATTAAGCAACTCGTGATTCGAATCGCAAAAGAAAATACTGCCTGGGGATATGACCGGATCGCTGACGCTGTCGTAAATGTGGGCTACAAAATCTCTGACGAATCAGTACGTAATATTCTCAAAAAGGAGGGTATCGAACCAGTACCTGATCGGAAACGCCAGAAAACATGGAGTACATTCCTTAAGACCCACTTGGAGGTATTAGCAGCAATCGACTTCACCACAGTGGAAGTCTGGACGAAAGGTGGTCTTGTGACCTTCTATCTGTTGTTTGTAATGGAACTGAAGACTCGGAGAGTGCAATTTGCCGGTTGTACGATGAATCCACACGAGATATGGATCAAACAGATTGCCAGAAATCTGACAGATGAGGATGAAGGATTCCTGCGTGAGAAGCAAAAATTAATCATGGATCGAGATACGACATTTTCTGAGTCATTTCAAATGATCTTAAACCAGTCAGATATTTAG
- a CDS encoding radical SAM protein: protein MLAIPNLEIHATYACNLHCKSCSHFSDMKVGKNVSLSDITSQMMQWSGRMTPKFFSILGGEPTLNKELCGIVRECRKQWPLTQLRLITNGFFLQKHPDLPKILQQTQCDLAVSVHHDGPEYTEKLKPVRELLDQWQQQYKFKLTMRASAKTWRTTFEGFGGDMVPYDDGDPEKSYKICVAKQCPQIYEGKIWKCPQLAYIHLVNEKYGLSDVWNKFLAYRPLYPTCSDEEMQQFFATKAESACAMCPAHHRHFEVPNPLQPSAGKPQGHCDTDKETRKKTDVSMAPSINNQKMPRV, encoded by the coding sequence ATGTTAGCTATTCCTAATCTAGAGATCCACGCTACCTATGCCTGCAACCTGCATTGTAAGAGTTGTTCGCATTTCTCTGATATGAAAGTCGGCAAAAATGTTTCGCTGTCGGATATCACCTCACAGATGATGCAGTGGAGCGGTCGGATGACTCCGAAGTTCTTTTCCATTCTGGGCGGCGAGCCAACATTGAATAAAGAACTCTGCGGGATTGTTCGCGAGTGCCGCAAGCAGTGGCCATTGACCCAGTTGAGATTAATTACCAACGGATTTTTCCTACAGAAGCATCCCGACCTGCCAAAAATTTTGCAGCAGACTCAGTGCGATCTAGCCGTCTCGGTGCACCACGACGGTCCCGAGTACACCGAAAAGCTGAAACCGGTACGGGAACTGCTCGACCAGTGGCAACAGCAGTACAAGTTTAAGCTCACAATGCGGGCGTCTGCGAAGACCTGGCGTACTACGTTTGAGGGGTTTGGAGGCGACATGGTTCCCTATGATGATGGCGATCCAGAAAAAAGCTATAAAATTTGCGTTGCGAAGCAGTGCCCCCAGATCTACGAGGGGAAAATCTGGAAGTGTCCGCAACTGGCCTACATCCACCTCGTTAACGAGAAGTATGGATTGAGCGACGTCTGGAATAAGTTCTTAGCCTACCGCCCACTGTACCCAACCTGCTCCGACGAAGAGATGCAGCAGTTCTTTGCGACCAAGGCCGAGTCCGCGTGTGCGATGTGCCCGGCACATCACCGACACTTTGAGGTTCCGAATCCCTTGCAACCGTCAGCTGGAAAGCCACAGGGGCACTGCGATACAGATAAAGAAACGAGAAAGAAGACGGATGTCTCAATGGCACCAAGCATCAATAACCAGAAAATGCCTCGTGTATAA
- a CDS encoding heparin lyase I family protein, with the protein MLSNPILFGITGNIRIEDGQAVAEYSSNGRSEARFEQTKRDRTHVAYSFRMERPAPGKFLCVLQFHDWWQVPQFDKPTSFMATHPPILFYVKNDELWLQTNVLTGRISHNFEKQWLEITETDRQHHLIQPFEDGTWTDLDVEIEWSKERIHTLQ; encoded by the coding sequence ATGCTATCAAATCCCATCCTGTTCGGCATCACTGGAAACATTCGAATTGAGGACGGACAAGCGGTTGCCGAATATAGTTCGAATGGCCGGTCAGAGGCCAGGTTTGAACAGACCAAACGCGACCGAACACACGTGGCATATTCATTCAGAATGGAGCGACCGGCGCCGGGTAAGTTCCTCTGCGTATTGCAGTTCCACGACTGGTGGCAAGTGCCGCAATTCGACAAGCCGACGTCATTCATGGCGACGCATCCACCCATTTTGTTTTACGTCAAGAACGACGAACTGTGGTTGCAGACAAATGTGCTAACGGGCCGAATCTCTCACAATTTTGAAAAACAGTGGCTTGAAATCACAGAGACGGATCGGCAGCACCACTTAATCCAGCCATTCGAAGATGGTACCTGGACTGATCTAGACGTTGAAATCGAATGGTCTAAAGAAAGGATACATACGCTGCAATGA
- a CDS encoding glycosyltransferase family 29 protein, which produces MPIKTTESDISVIIPAKGNSTRIPKKNLQEWRGKPLLLWSIEYALSEGFIPYVTTEDAEIKAYAQRCGARVIDEPEHMTDLKYQLLAEWLSDKLQTDLIFLPCTSPLRRPGQVHEAVEKLKSHDSVFVAARLPSEFVCNQRGKIINRAMAVDGMPPYSQELVDDPHYLRTGSLMGVKYPVVQGNTDLLHGDVSLIEAPWNDTVDIDYPEDLERPNVVVVGNASNLKDRKIGWLIDDHDVVVRTNHYLTEGFEASVGSKTTHWSIVCIQAVVDHFENAGPRDCSSLVEVWPRHCGDDSLYATVCSHLQNAKTVFQIGGCRALEKFERFREDRRRTTCMTTGVHTIANAIDRWGGPIHIAGFGSAEKFVNGYYYDESRTFSSYHDYELERQMLNEWESDGYIKRIDQ; this is translated from the coding sequence ATGCCAATAAAAACCACAGAGTCTGACATCTCGGTAATCATACCGGCAAAGGGCAACAGCACCCGCATCCCGAAAAAGAACCTGCAGGAATGGCGAGGAAAGCCGCTATTGCTGTGGTCGATCGAGTATGCACTGTCCGAGGGGTTTATCCCGTATGTCACGACAGAAGATGCTGAGATCAAAGCCTATGCGCAGCGATGTGGTGCCAGGGTGATTGACGAACCGGAGCATATGACAGACCTCAAGTATCAACTGTTGGCGGAATGGCTGAGTGATAAACTGCAAACAGATCTGATCTTTCTCCCCTGTACTTCTCCCTTGCGCAGGCCGGGTCAGGTGCATGAAGCGGTCGAAAAACTAAAATCGCATGACAGCGTATTTGTCGCTGCCAGGTTGCCGTCTGAATTTGTTTGTAATCAACGCGGTAAGATTATCAATCGTGCCATGGCCGTAGATGGCATGCCGCCGTACAGCCAGGAGTTGGTCGATGATCCACACTACCTTAGAACCGGATCGTTGATGGGGGTGAAGTATCCCGTCGTGCAGGGCAATACAGATCTTCTGCACGGTGATGTAAGTCTGATCGAAGCTCCCTGGAATGACACTGTTGACATTGATTACCCGGAGGATTTAGAGCGTCCGAACGTTGTCGTGGTGGGCAATGCTTCGAATTTAAAGGACCGCAAGATTGGTTGGCTGATCGACGATCACGATGTTGTGGTCCGTACGAACCACTATCTGACAGAGGGATTCGAGGCGTCGGTTGGCAGCAAAACAACTCACTGGTCGATCGTCTGCATTCAGGCGGTTGTCGATCACTTTGAAAACGCAGGGCCGAGAGACTGCTCATCATTAGTAGAGGTCTGGCCGCGGCATTGCGGTGACGACTCGCTTTACGCTACTGTGTGCAGCCACCTGCAGAATGCTAAGACAGTGTTTCAGATCGGAGGTTGCCGTGCCCTGGAAAAATTCGAACGTTTCAGAGAGGACCGCAGACGCACCACCTGTATGACCACCGGAGTCCACACGATCGCCAATGCGATCGACCGCTGGGGCGGACCGATTCACATAGCCGGTTTCGGTTCAGCTGAAAAGTTTGTCAATGGCTACTATTACGACGAAAGTAGAACATTCAGCAGTTACCATGACTACGAACTCGAGCGGCAAATGTTGAATGAGTGGGAGTCGGACGGCTACATTAAAAGGATCGATCAGTAA